The window GTGGCGGCGGCAGTCGGGTGGTTCGGCATCTCGGAGCGCCCGGCCCGGACCACCGCCCGGACGACGGTGGGGCGCACGCTCCGGGTGAACCGGGAACTGTGGACGGATCCCGGCCGCCGCTCGCTCCTGCTCAACCTGTGGCTGCCGCCCGGCCTGGTCGTCGGCTGCGAGGCGCTGTTCGTGCCGTACGCCGGGGACCGCGCCGGCTTCCTCTACGCCGCCGCGGCCCTCGGCATGCTGGCGGGCGACGTCGTGGTGGGACGGTTCCTGCCCCCGGCCCGGCGCAACCGGCTGGTCCCCGCCCTGCGGCTGCTGCTCGTCCTGCCCTACCTGGCCTTCGCGCTGTCGCCGGCGCTGCCGCTGGCCATGCTGGTCGCGGTCGTCGCCTCGGTGGGCTTCGCCGCCGGGCTGCCGTTGCAGGAGCGCCTGATCGCCCACTCACCCATCGAGTTCCGGGGCCAGGTGCTGGGCCTGCAGCACAACGGGATGATGGCCGCGCAGGCGCTGTGTGCCGTGCTCGCCGGCACGGTCGCGGACCTGGTCCCGGCGGGCTGGGCCGTCGCGCTGCTCGCCACGGCGGCGCTGGCGGCCACGCTGATGCTCACCGCCGGGCTGCGGCGGACCGCCCCCGCGCCGGTGGAGGCGGTCCGCTGAGCGGCCGGGCGACGTCGCGCCCCGGCTGCCCGTCAGTACGTGTAGAAGCCCTTGCCGCTCTTGCGCCCGAGGTCGCCGGCGGTGACCATGCGCTGGAGCAGCTCCGGCGGGAAGAACTTCTCGTCCGCCGTGTCGGTGTAGATGTTCTTCGAGGCGTGCAGCAGCACGTCCACGCCGGTCAGGTCCGTGGTGGCCAGCGGGCCCATGGCGTGACCGAAGCCGAGGCGGCAGGCGGTGTCCAGGTCCTCGGCCGACACCACGCCCGACTCGACGAGCTTGACCGCCTCGACGACCAGGGCCGCGATCAGCCGGGTGGTGACGAAGCCCGCGATGTCCCGGTTGACCACCACGACCGTCTTGCCGATCTCCTCGGCGAACGACTTCGCCGTGGTCAGGGTCTCGTCGCTGGTCTTGTAGCCACGCACCAGCTCACAGAGCTTCATCATCGGCACCGGCGAGAAGAAGTGGGTGCCGACGACGGCCTCCGGGCGCTCGGTCACCGCGGCGATCTGCGTCACCGGGATGGCCGAGGTGTTGGTCGCGAGCACCGCGTCGGCCTTGCAGATCTTGTCCAGCGCGCGGAACACCTCGTGCTTGATCTCCAGCCGTTCGAAGACCGCCTCGACCACGATGTCCGCGTCGGCCGCCGCCTCCAGGTCGGTGGTGGGGGTGATCCGGCCCAGCGCCGCCTCGACCTCGGACGCCTCGATCCTGCCCTTCTCGGCGAACCTGGTCAGCGACTTCCGGATGCCGTCCATGCCCCGCCCGGTGGCCGCGTCGTCCAGGTCCCGCAGCGTCACCTGCCAGCCCGCCTGCGCCGCCACCTGGGCGATGCCCGCGCCCATCAGCCCGGCCCCGACGACCGCGAGTCGACCCGCCATCTGCTTCTCCCTCGCCTGATTGAGTGTCTGCCAGCACCCTAGTCGGCGAGCCTGAACGGATGCTAAGGCGGCTGGGCGGGGTGGACCCTCCAGGTGCCGGCCCACGCCTCCCCACGTGCGCGGCCCGGCGTGGGCCCCGGAGGGCGAGGTGCCGCTCGGGCGCGACAGGCTCAGATGCTCAGGTCCGGTTCCTCCGGTGCGGTGCCCCGCTCCACCTCGACCCCGAGCGCGCGCAGGTCGGCCGCGAAGTCCGGGTAGCCCCGGTCCACGTGGTGC is drawn from Micromonospora sp. NBC_01740 and contains these coding sequences:
- a CDS encoding MFS transporter, yielding MRTYADLFAVREFRNLFLANCAGIAAHTTSALALGSLTYASTGSALLTALSMFGAPLAGVLGSLTLLSAADSLPPRRALTFAAVLVAAGAALQAVPGLPLWARFAIIFTGAYVGSITGGARWALLTDILPTDAYVLGRSTMNTSVGAMQIAGFGLGGVLLFWLDPYEVFLLAAVLRAVAAAVGWFGISERPARTTARTTVGRTLRVNRELWTDPGRRSLLLNLWLPPGLVVGCEALFVPYAGDRAGFLYAAAALGMLAGDVVVGRFLPPARRNRLVPALRLLLVLPYLAFALSPALPLAMLVAVVASVGFAAGLPLQERLIAHSPIEFRGQVLGLQHNGMMAAQALCAVLAGTVADLVPAGWAVALLATAALAATLMLTAGLRRTAPAPVEAVR
- a CDS encoding 3-hydroxyacyl-CoA dehydrogenase family protein; amino-acid sequence: MAGRLAVVGAGLMGAGIAQVAAQAGWQVTLRDLDDAATGRGMDGIRKSLTRFAEKGRIEASEVEAALGRITPTTDLEAAADADIVVEAVFERLEIKHEVFRALDKICKADAVLATNTSAIPVTQIAAVTERPEAVVGTHFFSPVPMMKLCELVRGYKTSDETLTTAKSFAEEIGKTVVVVNRDIAGFVTTRLIAALVVEAVKLVESGVVSAEDLDTACRLGFGHAMGPLATTDLTGVDVLLHASKNIYTDTADEKFFPPELLQRMVTAGDLGRKSGKGFYTY